The following proteins come from a genomic window of Lolium rigidum isolate FL_2022 chromosome 5, APGP_CSIRO_Lrig_0.1, whole genome shotgun sequence:
- the LOC124657123 gene encoding heavy metal-associated isoprenylated plant protein 41-like, translated as MARRRRRGSGVKWLNHYSSAQSILVVGDGDFSFSLALATAFGSGANIVATSLDSYGALIGKYSQAEANVMDLNNMGTKVLHNINAKNMTGHHDLRVRQFDRIVFNFPHAGFKGREEEMRVIKLHTKLVKGFLGNARHLLKPYGEIHISHKMGYPYDAWDIERLASESSLATIEIVSFHKHHYPGYNQKKGDGPRCNQPFPLGACCTYKFCLQYY; from the exons ATGGCGAGGCGGCGAAGGAGGGGGAGCGGGGTGAAATGGCTGAACCACTACTCCTCTGCGCAAAGCATTCTCGTCGTCGGCGATGGAGATTTCTCCTTCTCGCTGGCGCTCGCCACCGCGTTCGGCTCCGGGGCAAACATCGTCGCCACATCGCTGGACTCCTATG GGGCTCTTATTGGCAAGTATAGCCAAGCAGAGGCAAATGTGATGGACCTGAATAATATGGGGACCAAAGTTCTGCATAATATCAATGCAAAAAATATGACTGGTCACCATGATCTGAGGGTTAGACAGTTTGATCGGATTGTCTTTAATTTTCCTCATGCTGGCTTCAAGGGAAGGGAGGAGGAGATGCGTGTGATCAA ATTGCATACGAAGCTTGTCAAGGGGTTCCTTGGCAATGCGCGACACCTGCTTAAGCCTTATGGTGAAATCCACATCAGCCACAAGATGGGTTATCCTTATGATGCATGGGATATCGAGCGACTAGCCTCAGAGTCTTCTCTTGCTACGATTGAGATAGTTAGTTTTCATAAACACCACTACCCTGGCTATAACCAGAAGAAAGGAGATGGCCCAAGGTGCAACCAACCTTTCCCTCTAGGTGCCTGCTGCACTTATAAGTTTTGTCTCCAGTACTATTAA